One Klebsiella electrica genomic window, ACTGGCGCATCATCACGCATCAGATCGATGATGGTGTGTTACAGCACCATCCCCATATTGCGAAGCATCCACAAACGGTTCTCTGACTCGTCTGGCGTCTTGTCAACGAAGTATGTTTGATAGCGCTCTATCCATGCATTAGCTTCACGCCCCGAGAAGTGAATGCCCTTCTCCTGCAACTTACACACAAAATCTCTTGTATGCAGATAACGATACCCCTTCGGATTAACTGCGATCGATTCACGGAACGCCTGGGTGATATCTGACTGACGGAGCATGATCTGCCCTCCTTAAAATGCTGGTTATGCATACAGTAATTTCATTCGAGAGGCAGATCAAAGAGGTTGCAGCTATCAATCCTCGCCACTGATGTAACGTAATGATTATGCCGGGATGCCGCGGCTACCCGTAAACCTCTCCACCCTCGATCGCCATCCCTGGCAAATGAACTATTACTCACCGCCTCTCGCCAGGAACCCACGGAACAATCAAATCATCTGTCAGATAAACAACTCTGATATGGTTTGTCGTGGAAATTCCAGCCCCCGCAATGGCAGTTGATGCAGCGGCGAGGGGGGTATCGGTGTCCTCAATGGACAACAGCACTCCCGCTGACTTATCCTGGGATATTGCATACGCATCACAGCCGACGCTCTGATTTTTTGCGTTGTATATATACCACACACAACCTCCTACAAAGTTATCATGCCTGTTTGCTTTGTCAGTGTAACCTGACTGCCTTCAACAAAATTATATAGCCACAGTCGGACAATCAGCCCTTCGGCGGGTTTGCCGTCCGCAGGACGACTATATGATGCCAGGTCGAACCCACCATTAGCTGATCCACCCGCGTAGGCAATTATGTTTGTATTTTTCCCTACGTTAAGATTAACAAGTTGCTCTGCACCAACCGGGGCGTCTAGCACGAAACTCCCGTCGCTAACCTGTCCCGGTATGGCAGAGTGCGTATACCCAGACCACACGGCAAATGAAACAGGCACATCCGACCGGGTGCAGTTCAACAGACACATCATATATTGATAATTAACGACGATAGCTTGCATGGGGATATAAATAAAAACGCTTTTATCAGATACAACCGACCCGACTTTGCCGGTGATAGTTACGTCATTATCGCTAAACGCTATGTCGAAATCCTGCGAACCGGAAAAATAGTATTGCCATTTAGCTATCCGCTGCCTGTTTAAAAACGATGAGTTAACAAAATAATCTTTAAGCGTCACTGGCGTGATGTTAGACACGCGCACTGGTTTTCCTGTGTCTGCGACAAATTGATAATTTTTTGTAAACTCTCCTGACGCAGAAGCATCTACAATTGTTACGGTATCAACACAAATCTGTTCCGGGTAATCAGGGTTATATTTAATAAAATCGTCATTAACGACGCCACCACCATCCTCACGGGAGGGTACAGCGTACGTTAGTTTTATATTTTTAAGTCCCAAATGCGCAACATTTGAACCTTTAGACAAATCAAAAAAATTTTTTGTATGGAAAGGGTTGAACTCCATAAATGGGCCATCGATATTAATTTGCATATTGCAATTATCTGACCATACACAAGGTTTCTCGATTTTAAAATAGTCCAGATTGCCGCCCATCCAGTTAACTTTCCCGCCCCACCCGGCTGGCGTTATAAATTTCCCGTTATTTAATGCAACACAACCCCAAAATTCAAAAGATTCGCCATTGTCTTCACCATTTATTAGCTCACCAGTTCCTCCATTACCTATAAATTTAGCCCCCCACCATTGCAGTCCCCAGGCGAAATCACCATTAATGTACGTCTCTCCGAATCCGCCAATACAAACGTTGCGGATTTTTCCTAGTGCGCCGTACAGGGTTGATGTCAGTCCGTGATGTCCGATGGCGCAGACATTAGGCCACTCTGTTTTATTCCATAAAGACCCCTGATTGGGGCGTCCTCCGTCAATATATCCCATCGCCAACGTCCCGTTTACTATAACATCCCAGTCGTTATAGGCCGGAATGAACAGGTCATCGGATGGTTTCTTGGACTCATAATAAAACGCCATACGCTTATCAGCTCGTAGGGGGTGTTGCGTATAATCACCAGATTGCAGAAAAACACCTAACCCTCTGTTTAAATCTATATAGCAGCACACCGCGTCTATTTTTAACGTACGACTGGCAAACCATTTCTGCGGGAATACAACTTTGTAGCGCTGTGCAAATAGCCCTCGCGTATCTTCTGCGGGAACTCTGGCCCAAAAAGAGGCAGCGTCCAGTGCGGCCTGCAGCTTTTGTGTAGAGTCTTCAACATAGTCATTTGAGGTGCCAAACCACTCGGCTCTGATAACGCCTGGATTACGGATTAGGTCAGCATTTATCCACACGGATTGTCCGTCAGATGCAGCAATACGCGTACCGCCATCATCAGGAAAATCTAATAATTTCATCCATGACATAGATATAAATGTCATGGATTCAGACCGACTTCCTCGGCGAACAAATATCTGTTGCCCTGAATAGCCTGGTGCCTGTGTACGCAACTCAGCATAGTTCGCACACTGCCCGATAAATTTAAAGCCGTCTCCCGATGCCAGATTATTGAATACAGATTCAGGGTCTATTTTAGATAGATCAGGCCAGTAATACTGGAGGGAACCATAAGCATCAAGCACAGCCATACTGTAATTTTGCTTAACAATAAGCTTAACAATTTGACCATTGTAAACCGGGAAACCACCTGCATTAATGATGATCGGCTGGGAAATCTGTACTTCGTCCCCGTTTTCGTTAACGACATACACAGGTATGCGATTTACAGGGTTAACCGGGTCAGTGTCGGGGTTGCCTATATATATCCGGCCATTCGATAACGACTTTAACGATCGTGGCGAGGTAAACTGTGTTGAAGGCATGGAAACCATGTAATTGGTATCAGTCATTTTACGTGCTCCGGGCGCAAATAACCCCCACAAGGCGTGGCTTGCGGCAGTAATTGATAACGTACCGAAATGGTACGATTGTTGATTTATCCAGTAGGTTTTACGATGCCTATCCACCCACCGGTGAGGCATCAAGGATGTACAGCAAATACGATGAGGCGCAGTTCCACTTGAGACTTACGCATGAGCTTCACGCTAAGATTAAGCAACGCGCGAAGATGAACAACAGATCTATCAATGCGGAGATTGTAGCGACGATGGAAGAATCGTTATCTCGCCCTTCCCCAGTGTCCGGCTATAGTGACGACGCAGAACGCGAAGCTGATATCCTCGCGCAGGAAGTGAAAAAGCTCGTTTTTGAGCTGGCATCCGAGCACTACAGGAAAAAGTAATTTGCTCCCCCTTGCGCTACCCTCATGGGAGAGTGAGAGGCAAAGGAGGCCCACCTGGTGGGCCTTGTGATATCAGTTCATTCCCGGCAAATACATCTGCACTTCATTGGCAACGCGTTCACGAGCAGAATGTAACAGCTGCTTTCTGCCGCCAGCGCCCCACCGGGCCATCTGACTGGCACACTGGCTAATCGCCTTAGTTTCGGTATTGATAATGTGGTCGATTTTATTCAGGCGGGACATTGCGCCGATCCCCATACGGACTACGGTTCGAAATACCTCATACACTTCAATTTCGAACTCTGGTTTAATCCATGCAGCGTAGCGAATGGCGAGCAGTTCAACTCCCCACACACCAGGCTCATCACCACCTTTAACGACCTTAAGTGGTTGAATTTGTTCCAAAGCACTTTTTTGGGCTTTGGCCTGCAATGCTCTGATGAATCTTTTAATCTGAGCGCTGCGGAGAAATTTACTGGGCCTCTGGGACTCTGTTGCCTCCCCGTTGGTCACGGCGGCTGCATGGAGATCATTGAGACTGTAGCGACCTTCGTCGTCAACACGAACGGAAACGCCGCTTACTGACACGGTAGGATATTGCATGAGGTTTACCTATAGAAAGTGAGCCTGTCACACAGAGATAGCCGCCCCAGAGTACAACTAACTCTCAGGCTCGCTTTCTGTAGGCTCTAGGATTATACAATGCGCGTGTGATGCGCGGGAGTTTTACTGCATGTATAAAAAAGCCCGGACTATGCCGGGCTGGTTAACGTCTCGCTCACTCCGTGGTAGAGTGAGGGGAAACTAAGGGGGTTGGCATGAAGAAACTTATATTTTCATTCATTACTGTACTATCAATATCCTCGGCTTCGGCTTCTGGCGTTAGTGAAAACAGAATCTTATCACTATCAAAATGCTTAGGTTACTCAGCGTCTTTTGATAAAGAAACCCTAAATAAGAATCATAAAGCCCTATCAAAAATATTTAAATCTTATTTGAGTGCAGCGCACGAATACCAAAAAACGGATGAATGGTTAGCTAACCAAAAAGATTTTTTGTTCAATACATTAGATGAAAAAGAGCCAAGCCCAGATTTTTATGCTGGGTATTTCCTTTCTACCATCATGCTATCCGCGCAAGATTCGATACGAAAATCTGCAGAGGCGCAGTTTGTTCAAAACAAAGGGGTTGGAGACTTGTCATCTTTATGGAATGAAGAAGCGCTTAAAAGGTTTACGGATTCCAATTGCGAGCTTATAAACTAGCCATCCATGGCTTGATGTTAATATTCTTCCTGAGTTTGCATCAGCCAGCGTACTATGCCCAAGCGGGCTATTGTCCGCCGATCCTCTTCAGGTAACGAGTCGAAAAAGTCGCGCCACTGCGGTGATTTTCGCACCCTGCTGTCCATAACGTGCTCTGGCGCACTGGCCGGAAGCGATTTAACCGCCCGCTGAAACTCAGGGGATGAAATCAGCTTATCAGCGGCGTCAGAGGATCCTGCACCACCCGCCAGCCTCGCTTTTTCGGCTATTTTCTGTCCTATCTCAGCGCCCGCTATGGACCCCAGAGGCCCGCCGTAAGAGCCAATCATCGTACCTATCTTCTGCGCATGGCGAGCAGCCATTTCGTGTGTAGCCGTAACGCAATTAAACCGGTCAGTAAACTCAAGCAGCTTTCCTGTGGTCAGCTCATGAGACTTCGCATTTTTAATAGCTCTCGCGACCTTATAGACATCATTCAGGCCGGCCATTGTCTCTCTTGGCAAATGCTGAGCCAGAGTCCTGATTTGCCCACTAGCCTGCATATTCTGCCACCAGTCAGCATATCCGGCAGGGTTGAAGTCTGCCCCTCTCTTTCCAGATGAGAGCATGTCACGTAACGCTGTGCCGATGAGTTCTGTTCTCAGGCTGCGGGAGGGGGCATTTTCCATCAACTCACGAAACCCTTTAGCGTTGCCTTTCGACATTGCCTGTAGGGCACTCGTGGCTTTGTAGGTCACGTCACCATTGAGCGTTTTACCTCGAAGATTTACCATCTGGCTTTCCATCGTCTTGCGCATCTGGACAAGTCGCTGAGCCACCTCAAAATCACGCAGGGAATCAGTACCTGCCAGGGCCGCTTTCTGGTCCTCTGCCAGGGAACCATAGAGCCGAGACAACGCAGTCCGGTCTGCATCCTTGTACGGTCCGCTTCTCTTCTGCAAAGCATCGCCAACAAGGCGCCGTTGTTTGTTCAGGTTTGCATACGTCAGAACACCATCCGGACCGGGGTTTACAGCTTTGAAAACCACCTTCTCTATCGGATCGAGGTTTTCCCAGCCACCGAGGTTATCAGCTTCTCTTTCCAGAGCCGAGGCTGTACCAGGAGCTTCTATCCTGGTTCCCGGTGCCATCGCTTTGTCTACGCGGCTATAAAGCTGATCGCTCCTGCGCTGCAAGGCCGCCATTCGGCCATTAATCTGGTTAACATAGTTCTCGCTCATCCCCAGAGCATCTGGCGCACCAGCGATATCATCAATGATTTTACCGGCTCCGGAAGCCAATTCGCTGATAGCCTTATCCTCCTGTACTCGCAGGACAGAACCGGCACGGGACTTTATAGCCTGCTCCACAGCCTGATACTGCGCATTTCCGGATAAGTGAGACGGAAGTACAGATTCGACACCCAGTCGATTGGCGGACTCAACTACGTCCTGCTGAGGATTGACGTTAAGACCATCGAGAGATGATGCGAGGTCTGGATTTCTTTGTGCCGCCAGTTTTCTGACTGCATCACCAGTCTGGCTATCCGCAATCTGAGAACCCGTAACTTCAGGCACAGTGGTTGTACCAGCAACGTCTTGTGAGAGCGAAGCAACCGAGCGCTCTGCGGCACTTTCAGTCACTGCCGCATTGCCGCCACCTCTGACTGCCTGAACTAATCCGCGTGCACCGCGATAAAGCTCAGGAGCGCCCATCAGTGCCGCGTTGAGAAGCATCTCCTTTGATGCGTTCTCTGCAAAATCGCCGGGCTGATTCCCGGCATTTGCAATAGAACCTATCATTGCACTACGGACCGGGCCAACTCCAGGAATCAGGTAGTTACCAATAGCCTCGCCAGCCTGTGCATAGGGATCGGTAGGTTGAGATATCGGCCTCGCCACATCCTGCATAGGTGTGAATTCCCCACCATTTACGCCTAGAACGCCATTAGCCCACGCAGCCGCTTTACCTACGGTATTGACCAGGTCCACCGCGCCCTGAGGTAGATTAAACGGGATGTTTGCGATACCACGCACCGCCTGCTCAGGTGCTGCTGCCATCTCAGGAGATATATACTCCGGCGAGTATTGAATATCAGACCTGGCAACATCATTAGGCTGCTGACTACTATCACTCTTTGCAGAAAGAAATTGCTGCCGTTTCTGCGCCCAGGAACTTGCGGTAGGTTGGCCTGAAGCTGCGGCGCTAAATTGCTGCCGTTTTGCGGCCCACGATTCGGTATCGCCGATAGCGTTAATTGCAGCTTTGGCATCCGAGAGATCCAGGGGGCGTAAGTTATCACTATTTCGTTTGGCTGCCTGCGCGTACTGTACCGCTTCACTACTACCGGGGATGATTCCGGCATCGGCAAACTTCTGCACATAGTCAGCAGTCTCACCAGGGAGTGTGGATTTCCCGTTACGCACGGAATTAACCCGACCATTACCTGCGTTGTAGCCAGCCAGAGCCATGCCAATGTCACCGAAACGGGAAAATCCTTTGTTCAGATGGTTAGCCGCGATGTCCATTTGCTTCTCGAAAGATAAAGACGCAGGATCTACGCCTTTCAATCCTGCATCTTCCATCGCGGAAGGCATTAACTGAGCGTAGCCACGCGCGCCCTTAGGTGAGGTCGCATTCCCGTCGCCTGTTGACTCTACACTAACCAAGGTCCCCATCGTCCCGGTGGGAAATCCGTATTTTGTATCGAGATCGTTAGCATAGGCTTTCTGGCTATCTGTAAGCTTTGCCATTAATTAGCGCCTTTCAGTTGAGCCTGATAGTAGCTCTCAGGTAAGTACCCGTGAGCACGGATATACTCCTCGACGAGAGACGGATCCGACAGCAGCATCTGCGTATCAGTCGCTTCATCCTGTGACCTCGTGACGGGGATCCCGAGTCCGCGAATTTGGCGCTTTTGCATCTGTACGATGGTGTCTTGGGCCTTATTCAGCTCTTTAAGGAAGTCTTCGTTACTGGTGGCTTTCTTAAGGTTGTTGCTGGACTGCATCAACGAAGCGCGCTCACCTTCGGTGGGGTTACCCCCAAAAGTCCCCTTCAGGGCAGGCAAAATAACCTTGAGATTGTATTCGTCGGTTTTTGATGCCAGTGTTCGGGTATCATCTGCTACGTTCGGAGCCCATCCCACAAGGCCCCCTTGATTTCTGGAAACAGCAGTAGGATGTTGATTGACCAAAGCACCAAGTTCAGTGCCCACCGCCGCAGCTCTACCAAAGTCAGCTACGTTTCCCGCCACAGAATTGATCTTTTCATCGCGAGCCCTTGTGAGAGTATCGATTTTCTGCTGTAAATTAGCTCTGGCGGTATCATTCTGAGCCTTACCAAGCAACGCGCGAAGTCTTAATTCCTCAGCAGCTAACTGATTCCCTGTCTGAGCTTTGTACCGGTCTATTGCGAGACTTTCATCACCCTGCCGGGCATTTTGCTGAGCAGAGAAGGCAGATGTATTAGCGTTCTGCTGGGCAATATCGTGACCCGCCGCTTTGTCCTGATATTCGAGCATCTTATCTGGACCAACAGCGCCAAGCGTCATTACATTTGTCAGGTGTGACAACTGTTCAGGGCTTGATATTCCCGTTTTAAGCATCCAGTTAGGGTCTGCCCCTACACGTTTCAGTCGATCGCTGTTTGCGTTAACAAACTGGCTGTACGCTTCAGGCCCTTGAGCAAGGGCGGTATTTGTCTGCATCGCCAGACTGCCAAGTTCGGCACGCTGCTGCTCATTCAGACCAGAAACCGCCTGCTGAGCTTGCGCGACAAACGCCGGATTCTGCTGGGCGAACTTAATGAGTCCTGAATTATCGCCAGTCGCCCAGGCGTTAGCGTGGACCTGGTTAAACTGCTGTGTGGCTTTTGCCAGATCTGTCTGTCGCATGGTATCAACAAGTCCGCCGATCCCCTGCAATGCCTGCAAGCCAACGTTATTAGCGCCAGAACGCTGAATGTCGTTATTTTGACGGACAAGGTCCAGCGCCAGTACATTATCGCCAGCCCGGGGGGCGTTATCATTCTGCCGGCCGATACCCGCAAGAAAACCTGCGCCATTACTTTCCTGCCACGTTGCCATGATTGCCCCTTAAAACAGTGAACCAAGCAGACCAATACCAGCACCAATACCAGCGCCCCAAGGTGTTGAAGTACCCAATGCGCCAGCAATCCCATACCCAAGAGCGCCGCCACCAAGGGCACCGCTAATTCCCTGCTGTATTGCTGATGGTCGGTTGGCATTAGCAGCAGCCAGCGCAGCATTCTGCTGTGATATCTGACTCATATTATTGGCATAATTCTGCCCGGCGCTGGCTTGCCCCTGAAGTGCGCCGAGGCCGATATTTGCCAGATTATTTGCATTCTGCATCTGGCCAGAAAGCCAGTTCTGCCCGAGCGTCGGTGCGATCGTCGCCAGTCCGTTACTGGTTGCCGTCGAACCCAGCCCCCCGGTTGCTTCGGCGGAGGCGAGCTGTTGATAACGAGCCTGATTTGCCAGGTCTTTGAACTGGCCGGAGTTGTAGTAATCGCCCAAGGCCTGCTGCTGTCCGCCGAGCGTGGATATGTTTTGCAGTTGGCCGATGTATTGCTGGGCCAGCGGAGTGAATGGCGCCAGGTTTCCCATGATGCGTTCGAACTGCTGGTTTTGCAGGTCAGCAGAGTATCTTGTTGCCTCTGCGGCTGCCTTGGAACCATTGTCCTTACTTCCACCCTTGCCACCGCCCCCCTCAGGAAATAGAGGTTCTTCACCGCGCAGTTTCCTGCCCAGCGCAAAAATATTGGTCATGATTAACTCCTGCTTTTTTGTAGGAAGGCTTCTAAATCTTCGCGAGTGGCATAGTAGAAGGCGACATCATCGATGCCTTTGAAGTATTTACGGATAGTTCCGACCCGATGAAGGCCAATCATCGTGCAATAAATCTGGCCGTGCCTGAATTTACGGGCAGCATACGAGGTGATGCATTGAACAGCAGTGGAAGATAAAATGTACCGCCAGAACGCCAGGCCAATGTCTTTGCTGAATCCCCTCACCTCTGGCAGGTACATCGCATGGCAGTCGAAAGTCATCGGCTGTATCTCGTGGTAATAAACAATCCCACCAAACTGACCATGCACACTAACTTCGAAATACCGACATTCTGGGCGATAGTCATAACCATCGCCATTGTTGCTACCGGCGATGATGTCGGGGTGGTTTCCGACCATTTCTATGAGGTCGATATTTCTCGTTGGCGTGAAAGTAATCATGCTATCAACCCATGGGTTCTTGCCATGTCCTCCATTGCCTTCAAACGACGACGAGTCTCTACCAGCCCATCAACCAGAGCCTGTATTTCTTCCTGTGTTGGCGGGTACCCTGTGGAGAATGACTTATCAGCGTCGAATGCCCCTTTGTTCGCCGTTCCTGTCGCAGCAGTCCAGCCTGTCTGGCGAGCGCCAAGGACCTGCAGCCCCGCCACTTTGTACGAAACGCTGGCATTAACACTGCCACCAACCTGCAACTTGTCAGTCGTAGGTGCTGGCACATTTCCAACAAAAAACGAACCGCCCGTAGCCTGCACTGACTGGCTCGTTGAAACCGCCTTCGAAATCGAGTTGGTTTTGAGAGTGTCAATGTCGCTTTTGGCGGTATTCAGCCGGGTATCTAACGCCGAAATATCATTCTTGTTTTGCGTGATTCGCTCTTCATGATTGATTAGCGTTTCTTCCGCTGTGGATATGCGCTGCTCGTGATTTTCCAGCTTAGTTTCGGCAGCAGTAATGCGTTGCTCATGATTAGCCAGCGTAGTTTCAGCGGCCTTAATACGTTGCTCGTGGTTAACGAGTGTTGCTTCTGCAGCCTCTATCCTTGATTCATGATTAGCCAGCACCAGGTCTTGCTCGTCATTTTTTACCTGGGCATCCCACGCCCCCTGGCCTGCATCGTTGGCCTTACTGGCAACATTGCCCAGGTCTGTACCCTGCTGAATGACATAAAGAAGATACGGCTGGGAGAATATATTTCGAGGAAGGAGCGTTGCATCAATACGCGTGGCCTGGATAACTACAGGGTTCCGGAGACTGTTATCAGCCATCATTCAATCCTTACCGAGCAGTCACTCAGCGTCACAGGAGAGCGCGTTATTACCCGCACTTTGAAGCCGATGTTTTTACGCACCCGACCAATACGGCGCCACAGCACGCGCTTGTCGTATACAAAAGGCGCATTAGCGCCGATCATCTTCTCGCGGCCATAGTTTGAGCCGTCCGCTGTCGCAGAGATAAACAGACGTTCCGCGTACTGCGAAACGCCCGTTACTGCTTCCAGCTCGAAATCGAATACCCGCGCGTTATTGGCTTTGAACATCGGTGTAAATAACAGGTGCTCGGTCTGCTCGTCGTACTGCGATGAGGAGTCGAATCGTAGGGACCCTATTACCGGTTCGGCCTTGTCACCGACAGTGATCTGGTTACCCTCAAACATGTAATCGATCGCCCGATGCACGTCATTGAACAGCCCCGTTTTGAGAATGCACCACTGCGGGCCGTTCTGCCCGGCTGCGGCGTCGTAACACAGTACGTGCCGCGGGAGATGAACGAGGAGCAGTTCGTGACTGTCGAACCTCACCGTTTCAAGCACACCGGTAGCCAGTTCAGCTGCGGTGTATTCACGGAGCACTTTCTCAACAGTAGACGTGGCGATCGTCGTAGCCTGCCCGCTATTGATAAGGTAAATTGATGGCGCACCGGTGGCCCCGTGGCTAATAAATGCAAAACTACCAGCAAATTCAGTTTTGCAGTAAGTGCCGGCGATCCCCTTCTGTACCATCAGCGACGGCTGAGATACATAAATTGCTGAAGTGCTATCCGTTGCGCCGGTGAGGGAGAAATACTCTATGGTGCTGCTGCCGAACATCACTACAAAATCACGCCATACCCCGCAGCCAATAATGCCGTCAGGCTGCGATTCCGCACTGTAAAACGGTCGAAAACGGTCTGGATGTGATTCGTCCTCCAGGTCTGTAACTCCGAAGGTCTGAGTTCCGTCTTTAACCCACACATAGCGCCCGCGTGCCCGGCAGATGTCGCGTACGCTGCCGATATCGTACTGGGCATAGGTAACATCACCGACATGCTCAGGCCAGTTCTGTAGCGTTT contains:
- a CDS encoding DNA transfer protein; its protein translation is MTNIFALGRKLRGEEPLFPEGGGGKGGSKDNGSKAAAEATRYSADLQNQQFERIMGNLAPFTPLAQQYIGQLQNISTLGGQQQALGDYYNSGQFKDLANQARYQQLASAEATGGLGSTATSNGLATIAPTLGQNWLSGQMQNANNLANIGLGALQGQASAGQNYANNMSQISQQNAALAAANANRPSAIQQGISGALGGGALGYGIAGALGTSTPWGAGIGAGIGLLGSLF
- a CDS encoding KilA-N domain-containing protein codes for the protein MQYPTVSVSGVSVRVDDEGRYSLNDLHAAAVTNGEATESQRPSKFLRSAQIKRFIRALQAKAQKSALEQIQPLKVVKGGDEPGVWGVELLAIRYAAWIKPEFEIEVYEVFRTVVRMGIGAMSRLNKIDHIINTETKAISQCASQMARWGAGGRKQLLHSARERVANEVQMYLPGMN
- a CDS encoding phage tailspike protein — protein: MTDTNYMVSMPSTQFTSPRSLKSLSNGRIYIGNPDTDPVNPVNRIPVYVVNENGDEVQISQPIIINAGGFPVYNGQIVKLIVKQNYSMAVLDAYGSLQYYWPDLSKIDPESVFNNLASGDGFKFIGQCANYAELRTQAPGYSGQQIFVRRGSRSESMTFISMSWMKLLDFPDDGGTRIAASDGQSVWINADLIRNPGVIRAEWFGTSNDYVEDSTQKLQAALDAASFWARVPAEDTRGLFAQRYKVVFPQKWFASRTLKIDAVCCYIDLNRGLGVFLQSGDYTQHPLRADKRMAFYYESKKPSDDLFIPAYNDWDVIVNGTLAMGYIDGGRPNQGSLWNKTEWPNVCAIGHHGLTSTLYGALGKIRNVCIGGFGETYINGDFAWGLQWWGAKFIGNGGTGELINGEDNGESFEFWGCVALNNGKFITPAGWGGKVNWMGGNLDYFKIEKPCVWSDNCNMQINIDGPFMEFNPFHTKNFFDLSKGSNVAHLGLKNIKLTYAVPSREDGGGVVNDDFIKYNPDYPEQICVDTVTIVDASASGEFTKNYQFVADTGKPVRVSNITPVTLKDYFVNSSFLNRQRIAKWQYYFSGSQDFDIAFSDNDVTITGKVGSVVSDKSVFIYIPMQAIVVNYQYMMCLLNCTRSDVPVSFAVWSGYTHSAIPGQVSDGSFVLDAPVGAEQLVNLNVGKNTNIIAYAGGSANGGFDLASYSRPADGKPAEGLIVRLWLYNFVEGSQVTLTKQTGMITL
- a CDS encoding packaged DNA stabilization protein codes for the protein MPIQKLPLMKGVGKDFRNADYVDLLPVNMLATPKEVLDAAGYFRSFPGLAKKADVAGVSRGAEFNTVQNLVYRVAGGHLYKVESDRGGVPGDGRVSLAHSATSQAVAASGVMTLYRYDGTNKTLQNWPEHVGDVTYAQYDIGSVRDICRARGRYVWVKDGTQTFGVTDLEDESHPDRFRPFYSAESQPDGIIGCGVWRDFVVMFGSSTIEYFSLTGATDSTSAIYVSQPSLMVQKGIAGTYCKTEFAGSFAFISHGATGAPSIYLINSGQATTIATSTVEKVLREYTAAELATGVLETVRFDSHELLLVHLPRHVLCYDAAAGQNGPQWCILKTGLFNDVHRAIDYMFEGNQITVGDKAEPVIGSLRFDSSSQYDEQTEHLLFTPMFKANNARVFDFELEAVTGVSQYAERLFISATADGSNYGREKMIGANAPFVYDKRVLWRRIGRVRKNIGFKVRVITRSPVTLSDCSVRIE
- a CDS encoding coiled-coil domain-containing protein; this translates as MADNSLRNPVVIQATRIDATLLPRNIFSQPYLLYVIQQGTDLGNVASKANDAGQGAWDAQVKNDEQDLVLANHESRIEAAEATLVNHEQRIKAAETTLANHEQRITAAETKLENHEQRISTAEETLINHEERITQNKNDISALDTRLNTAKSDIDTLKTNSISKAVSTSQSVQATGGSFFVGNVPAPTTDKLQVGGSVNASVSYKVAGLQVLGARQTGWTAATGTANKGAFDADKSFSTGYPPTQEEIQALVDGLVETRRRLKAMEDMARTHGLIA
- a CDS encoding phage DNA ejection protein; amino-acid sequence: MATWQESNGAGFLAGIGRQNDNAPRAGDNVLALDLVRQNNDIQRSGANNVGLQALQGIGGLVDTMRQTDLAKATQQFNQVHANAWATGDNSGLIKFAQQNPAFVAQAQQAVSGLNEQQRAELGSLAMQTNTALAQGPEAYSQFVNANSDRLKRVGADPNWMLKTGISSPEQLSHLTNVMTLGAVGPDKMLEYQDKAAGHDIAQQNANTSAFSAQQNARQGDESLAIDRYKAQTGNQLAAEELRLRALLGKAQNDTARANLQQKIDTLTRARDEKINSVAGNVADFGRAAAVGTELGALVNQHPTAVSRNQGGLVGWAPNVADDTRTLASKTDEYNLKVILPALKGTFGGNPTEGERASLMQSSNNLKKATSNEDFLKELNKAQDTIVQMQKRQIRGLGIPVTRSQDEATDTQMLLSDPSLVEEYIRAHGYLPESYYQAQLKGAN
- a CDS encoding DUF2824 family protein, which translates into the protein MITFTPTRNIDLIEMVGNHPDIIAGSNNGDGYDYRPECRYFEVSVHGQFGGIVYYHEIQPMTFDCHAMYLPEVRGFSKDIGLAFWRYILSSTAVQCITSYAARKFRHGQIYCTMIGLHRVGTIRKYFKGIDDVAFYYATREDLEAFLQKSRS
- a CDS encoding Arc family DNA-binding protein; this translates as MYSKYDEAQFHLRLTHELHAKIKQRAKMNNRSINAEIVATMEESLSRPSPVSGYSDDAEREADILAQEVKKLVFELASEHYRKK